ggggtggggggtttgcaatactagttaaggagaatatcacatctGTGCTGCAGGTGGACACCTTGCAGGGCACATACATTGAGGCAATATGTgtagagctcaggaacaggaagggtagacaagataagtccccagggcctgatgagctgaaccccaaaatactgagagaggcaagggaggaaattactgtggccttgagagaaatctttgtatcctcactggcttcaggggaggttccagaggattggagaatagccaatgttgttcctttgtttaatgaGGGTAGcatgaataatccaggtaattacaggccagtgagccttacatcagtggtagggaaattattggagaggattcttcgagacaggatttacccccacttggaaataagtggacgtattagcgagaggcaacatggttttgtgaagggaggtcatgtctcacgaattttatcgagtttttcgaggaagtgacgaagatgattgatgatggtagggcagtggatgttgtctacatggacttcagtaaggcctccgacaaggtccctcatggcagactggtgcagaaggtgaactcgcatgggatcagaggtgagctggcaaggtggatacagaattggctcagtcatagattacagagggtagcagtggaaggatgtgattctgaatggagggcagtgacaagtggcgttcctcagggatcagtgctgggacctttgctgtttgtaatatatataagtgaattggaagaaaatgtaactagtttgattagtaagtttgtggactacacaaaagttggtggatttgcggatagtgaagaggaccaccagaggatacagcaggatatcgatcggttggaggcttgggcagagagatggcagatggagtttaatccggacacatgtgagataatacattttggaaggtctaataaagataggaaatatgcagtaaatggcagaatacttaagagtattgataggcagagggatctgggtgtacaggtacataggtctgaaagtggcaatgcaggtggagaaggtagtcaagaaggcatacagcatgcttgtctttatcagccggggcactgagtttaaaaattggcaagtcatgttacagctttatagaaccttatttaggccgcacttggaatatagtgttcatttctggtcgccacactaccagaaggatgtggatgctttggagtggatgcagaaaagatttaccaggatgttgcctggcatggagggtatgagctatggggagaggttggagaaacttcatTTGTTCTCACAggagcgacggaggttaaggggcgacctgatagaagtctacaagattatgagaggcatggacagggtggaagagtcagttactagggtgtgcaggtttaaggtgcgaggggcaaggttgaaaggaaaTATATGAGGcagattatttacacagagggtggtgggtgcctggaacccgttgccaggggaggtagtgaaagcggatacgataagacttttaaggggtgtcttgacaaatccatgaataggatgggaatagagggatatggtcctcggaagtgtaaggggttttaattcagtcgggcagcgtagtcggtgcaggcttggagggccgaagggcctgttcctgtgctgtaatttactttgttctttggtgcagtcacaatgttggggtttactataggcctcccaacaaccagcgggagatagaggaacagatatgtaggcagatgtTGACAAGGTGCAAATTCTGGTGGATGAATGGGGCTCACTTAGTGCTACGGGCATTGATGGAGCacagtttgtaaggaacatccaggagggcttcttgaaacagtacatAGATAGTCCAACGAGAGAAGTAgctgtactggacctggtattggggaatgagcccagccaggttgTCAACGTTTCAGGagaggagcagtttgggaacagggACAACAAttcaagctttaaggtactgatggatgaaGATAagttagtcaaagaacaaagaacaatacagcacaggaataggcccttcagccctccaagcccgcgccactccctggtccaaactggaccattcttttgcatccctccattcccactccgttcttgtggctgtctagataagtcttaaacattcccagtgtgtccgcctccaccaccttgcctggcagcgcattccaggcccccaccaccctgtgtaaaatacgtccttctgatatccgtgttaaacctcccccccttcaccttcaacctatgacgcctcgtgaacgtcaccaccgaactgggaaaaagcttcccaccgttcaccctatctatgcctttcataattttatacacctctattaggtcacccctcatcgtccgtctttccagtgagaacaaccccaggttacccaatctctcctcataactaagcccttccataccaggcaacatcctggtaaacctcctctgcactctctctaaagcctccatgtccttctggtagtgtggcgaccagaactggacgcagtattccaaatgcggccgaaccaacgttcgatacaactgcaacatcagaccccaacttttatactctatgccccatcctataaaggcaagcatgccatatgccttattcaccactttctccacctgtgatgtcaccttcaaggatctgtggacttgcacacccaggtccctctgtgtatctacaccctttatggttctgccatttattgtatagctccccttcattagttctaccaaaatgcatcacttcgcatttatctggattgaactccatttgccattcctttgcccaaatttccagcctatctatatccatctgtagcctctgacaatgttcctcactatctgcaagtccagccattttcgtgtcgtccgcaaacttactgatcaccccagttacaccttcttccagatcgtttatataaatcacaaacagcagaggtcccaatacagagccctgcggaacaccactagtcacaggcatccagccggaaaaagacccttccactaccaccctctgtcttctgtgaccaagccagttctccacccatctagccacctccccctttatcccatgagatccaaccttttgcaccaacctaccatgagggactttttcaaacgctttactaaagtccatagaggcgacatccatggcccttccctcgtcaaccattccagtcacttcttcaaaaaactccaccaggttagtgaggtatgacctccctctcacaaaaccatgctgactatcatgaatgagtttattcctttctaaatgcgcatacatcctatctctaagaatcctctccaacaacttccctaccacggacgtcaagctcaccggcctataatttcccgggttatccttcctacccttcttaaataatgggaccacattagctatcctccaatcctctgggacctcacctgtgtccagtgacgagacaaagatttgtgtcagaggcccagcgatttcgtctctcgtctccctgagcagccttggatagattccatcaggccctggggatttgtcagtctttatattcccgaaaaagcctaacacttcctcccttgtaatggagattttctctaatgggtcaacactcccctccgagacactcccagtcaacacatccctctcctttgtgaataccgacgcaaaatattcatttaggatctcccctacttctttgggctcttagcataattccccacttttgtccctgagaggtccgattttttccctgacaacccttttgttccaaacgtatgaataaaatgccttgagattctccttaatcctgtctgccaaggacatttcgtgacccctttttgctcttctaattcctcgtttgagttctttcctactttctttgtattcctccagagctccctctgtttttagctgcctggacctaacgtacgcctctcttttctttttgaccaatccctcaatttccatagttatccacggttcttgaatcctacccttcctatccttcttttttacaggcacatgcctatcctgcagccctaacaactgttccttaaaagactcccacatgccagatgtggatttaccctcaaacagcctctcccaatcaacagctgccaatttctgcctaatcccactaaaattagccttgccccaattcaacaccttacccttgggacaccactcatccttttccatcactatcctaaagctaacagaattgtggtaactatttgccacatgttcccctactgaaactttgaagacctgaccaggctcattccccagtagtaggtccagtacagccccctctctagtcgggctatctacatattgttccaaagaaccttcctgtatgcattttacaaattcctccccattcagactcccagccctacgcaatTTCCCGTCtgcaccagggaaattgaagtctcccactacaacaaccctattttccctgcatctatccattatctcccgacatatccattcttccacttcacttgggctgttggggggcctgtagtatacccccaacatagtgactgcgcccttcctgtttctgagctccacccacagtgactcgtcacacgacccctctgaattgtcctccctctgcaccgcggtaatatgctctctaactaatactgctactcccccatctcttttggcccctcctctgtctcgcctaaaacacttataccctggaatattcagttgccagtcctgcccctctttcaaccaagtctctgtcaccgcaaccacatccaaattcctcgtaagcattaaggccctaagttcgtctgtcttacctgctacgctccttgcattgaagtagatgcacaccagacctccaggcccagtgaggccatcctcccccagagtgctcttcttctttgccagccttgtcctggccccaagttcatccccagcctctacacttgtagacataattttttgatccccacccccctgccatattagtttaaacccatccGAACTGCattcgcaaaactcccagccaggatattcgtgcccttccaatttagttgtgagccatccttcttgtacatgtgccctcctctcttgaaaatttcccagtgatccaggaatatgaagccctccctcctggaccagtcctttagccaagcgttcaattgtactatctccctattcctagcctcactggccctaggtattgggagcagcccagagattgccaccctggaggccctactttttagcctatttcccatctccctgaattgctctcgtaggatccccctgctcttcctatctacgtcatttgcaccaatgtgtacaatgacacctgtttctttatcctccccttttaatatgcctcaggtgaaggtgctaaattgggggaagactattTACAACAATATTGTAATattgaactgaagaatgtagattgcgggcagatgtttgagggcaaatcaacatctggcatatggAAGTGATAGCAAGTGTAAGTtcataggaattcaggaccggcatgttCCTGTAATGATGAAGGATAtgtatggcaagtttcgggaaccttggataatgagagacatTGTGAGCCTggtcaaaaaggaaaaggaaacatttatcaaggctaggaggctggaaacacatgaagaatgtgtggaatacaaggaaagtagaaagaaacttaaggaaggagtcaggagggataaaaggggtcacaaaatgtcattggccagcaggattagggaaaatcccaatgcttttaatacatatataaagaggttagccagggagagggatggcccactcaaggacaggggagggaatctatgcatggagccagcgGAAATAaccaaggtattaaatgaatactttacgtCAGTATTCACCAGAAAGAagggatgatgagtctggggaagcgTGCATAGGTAGCTTGGGTcacgttgagatcaaaaaggagaaggtgttgggggtcttgagaaacattaagatagacaaatccccagggcctgatggggtataccccagaatactgagagaggcaagggaggaaattgttggggccttgagagaaatttttgtatcctcactagctacagggagatcccagaggattgcagaatagccaatgttgttcctttgtttaagaagggtggcaaggataatctaggtaattacaatttagtgagccttacatcagtagtagggaaattattgaagaggattcttcaaggatttactcccacctggaaataagtggacatattagcaagaggcaacatggttttgtgacggggaggtcatgtctcactaacttgatcgagcttttcgagaaagtgatgaagatgattgatgaggatagggcagtggatgttgtctacatggacttcagtaaggcctttgacaagatccctcatggcagactggtgcagaaggtgaagtcgcatgggatcagtggtgagctggaaagatggatacagaattggtttggtcatagaagacagagggttgcaaTGGAAGGGTGCCTTTCCGAattgagggctgtgactagtggcgctCCTAAGAGATCTGTGCTGGGAACTTTgctttttgtaatatatataaatgatttggtggaaaatgtaactagtttgattcgtaagtttgcagatgacacaacgaTTGGTTgaattgcagatagcaatgagtaccatcagaggatacagcaggatatagatcaattggagacttgggcggagagatggcaggtggagcttaatctggacaaatgtgagtaatgcaatttggaaggtctaatacagatgggaaagatacagtaaatggaagaacccttaagagtactgataggcagacggatctgggtatacaggtacacaggtcactgaaagcagaaacacaggtggggaaggtagtcaagaaggcctctggcatgcttgtcttcattggccagggcattgagttcaaatatacatgttgcagctttacagaaccttatttaggccgcagttggaatatagtgctcaattctggtcgccacattaccagagggatgtgaaggctctggagagggtacagtaaagatttaccaggatgttgcctggtacggagggcattagctatgaggacagttggcgaaacttgatttgttcttatTGGAGTGACAAAGGTtgagagatgacctgatagaagtctacaaggttatgaggggcatggagagagtggataggcagaacctttttcctcaggtggaagagtcaattaccagggggcatatgtttaaggtatcAGGGACAAAGTTtcaaggagatgcacgaggcaatttttttttacacagaatgtggtaggtgcctggaactcattgccgatggaggtagtggaagcagattcaatcgtgacttttaaggggcatcttgacaaatacatgaataggatgggaatagatgggAATATGGTCCAAGGGAGAGTCGAGGGTTTTAGTTTAGATGGGcggcatggccggtgcaggcttggagggccgagggacctgttcctgtgttgtaattttctgttATTTGAatacaaaggggaaatttagcatggctattccacctaacctgcacatctttggacttacaatggtatatttttttaaattcttatcGTTCTGATCGTTGTAAATAAATGTGATACATCTGGGGAGGTGCTTACACTAGATCAAAGGCTAAAGTACCTACCTCTTCCAacaacaatgaatgaatgaaatgaaCATTCAGAAATAGTAGCCCTCTCACTGAGTATGTgggtggctctgaaaagagcctttgggttaCTCAAGTATTCAAGAGTCGCTGCTTAATTTCTTCTGGGAGCTCGCAATGCTGTTTTTCTTGGACAGCAACCCACCCCTCCCAGCAGCTTGTTTCACTCACAGGAGAATGGTATAACTCACCCACTAATTTACCTCCCTCCGGAATAATACTGGATATACCTGCGCTTGGACCTTCTGCATTGGATCCCATCGCATGGCTCATTCTACCAAACAGCTTGTCATTCTGCGCCAGTCCAGACAGGGAAATGCGACGAGGCCATAAAATAAAGCACACCAAAGTTCCAGGATGCCAAACGATTTTCTTTTAGGCTCATATTTGAAAAGCCCATCAATATATTTGTGAAATAAGCAATGGCATTATATAAAATATCACATCAAGAGGTAATACTTCTCTTAATGAGAAACGTTCTTAGATTCatcaaaaacatttctcctcactgaTTATTGCACATTTCCTCAAGCCACAGCTTCCCTTCTGTAACTTACTCTTTTCTGGTGTATTCCATTCCTTGGACATCGCACCCCATTCACAGCATGCTGTAACCCAACACTATTCTGGCCAATCTTTGCAAGGATGAGTCTTATAGCGTGAATCTTAATCGAGGATGTCAAAATGAAGGActggtttttattttaaacttgtgtaaacTGGTGACTGAACTGCTACAGAATGGCATATAATAAATTCACTGTATAAACGGAGGGCAAGCATCAAGTGACTGAAGCTTGAAGGGTTCGACTTTGAACGGGCGGCACAGATACACTGAAACAAACATGCAAAAccagacacactgacagacacatactgACAAAGCgattacacactgacacatagctACACGGTCAAAGCTATCacacattctgataaaacagccgCACACCGACAAATAATACTGCCAAAACTCACACACCCGCTTACAGTAACAATGTTATCATACGTAATGACTAAATTCAGACATAGACAGACAAACACGGGCACTGAAACTGCATAACCCTTTGTGTTTGAGACAAAGACATACAATTACAGAAACAAATGTTTGTTCAAAGGCAAAACTCGGAAAGGATTCTGTGCAGATGGCATTGCTCTGTCTGAGAGGTTGTGGGTGGCTCTTAGAAGAGCCTTTGGGGTATGTTTTCAGTGCATTGTGcagttttacttggagctggtgtacttagtcaccgcctttgtcccctccgacacggcgtgcttggccagttccccgggcagcagcaggcgcacggcggtctggatctcccgggagctAATGGTCTGCCGCCGgttgtaatgggccaggcgggaagcctcacccgCGATGCGCTCGAAGATGTCGTTAacgaacgagttcatgatgctcatggccttcGAGGAGATAccggtgtcggggtgaacctgcttcatcactttgtagatgtagatggagtaactctccttcctgGTCCTCTTCCTCTTCTTGCTGCCCTTTGGGGCGGTTTTCTTCACGATTTTCTTGGACCCTTTCTTGGGTGCTCCTGCTGTTTTCTTGTCCTCAGCCATGATACTGTTTCACTGCAGACACGGAATAAGTGAGAGGGCGCCAGGGCCGCTTCTTTTATAACCAAGCCCTGGGCTctatgctaatgaaggattgcTGAGACCAGTTTTCATGATTGGCTCATTTAGGATTATGTCAATTTCTGTGATTTACCTCTTTCCCATTGGTGGTTGATTTTGCACTGGTCATATCCTGACATATGACAAGTGGATATTATTTTTGCAAAACTCTACTTTATTCATCTGAAATCTGAAAGACACATTACAAAACATtgaaacgtttatttattagtgccacaagcaagcttacattaacactgcaatgaagttactgtaaaaatctcgtcgccacactccggcgcctgttcgagtagactcagggagaatgaacctaaccagcatgtcttttggactgtgggaggaaaccagagcacccggaggaaacctacgcagacatggggagaacgtgcaaactccacacagacagtgacctaagctgggaatcgaacctgggtccctagcgctgaggcagcagtgctaaccactttgcgaCAATGCCAcccatgtgccaccatgctgcccagttcaAATTGTTATAATGGTAAAAATGCAATGATATTGATGTTTTAACATAAAAACAGATAATAGGAGGAGGagtgagccattcagcccttcaagcctgctccgccattcattatgattatggctgatcatcaaattcaatatcctgatttctccCTCTCGGCCATATCCCTTGGTTCCagtagccccaagagatatacctaatttcttgattgatttattattttcacatgtattccaatgcagtaaaaagtattgtttcttccgggTTGTTACAGAAAataacataccgtttatagagtacatggggagaaggaaaggatagggtgcagaatataatgttgcagttaccgacagggtgaagagaaagatcagcttaacatgtaataggaccattcagaagtctgttggcagcagggaagaagttgttcttgtatCGGTTAGTACATGTTCTCTGACTTCTGtattttttcctgacagaagaaatcttcttgaaatcactcaatgttttgacctaaactactttctgtggtcatgaattctacagattcaccactctctggatgaagaaattcctcctcaattcagtcctaaatgttTGTGCCCTATCCAACTGTGGCCGCTAGTTTTCAACTCCACCAGTGAGGACActgtttctgaatctaccctgtataatactgttagaatgttataattttCTATGCTGTGGAGTTCCCAGCATTGAATTGgactaggcacagtaagtagtctcacaagaccaggttaaactccaacaggtttatttggtcgcacgagcttttggagctccgaaagcttgtgctaccaaataaacctgttggactttaacctggtcttgtgagactactgagtttctatgagattggAAGTTCTCTTGAAGAAAGACTtaatctgggtctgtattccttggggtTGCGAAGAGTATGGATGACCTTACTCAAACATGTATGATCCTGAGAGGACTTGgcatggtagatggtgagatgttttcattagtgggaatgtctcaaacaaggggacagattaagggttggtcatttaaaactgagttgtGTAGAAATTACTTCtcgcagatggtggtgagtttcTGGTATGCTTTGCCCCAAAGGATAGTGGTGGGTGGAACACTTGAAGCATTTAAGTTGGAGGTGGATAAatgatttgatagattgaggaatggaGGGCTTCGGCAAAAtgacacagaaaaggagttgagaccgatgtaaatcagccatgatattgaacgGCAGGGCAGGCTTCAAGGCCCTCGTGGCCTTTATTTCTGGTGTTCTGATGTGATTCAGTttagtgtcatagaaatcatagaaaccatacagtacagaaagaggccattcggcccatcgagtctgcaccgaccacaatcccacccaggccctacccccatatccctacatattttacccactaatccctctaatctacgcatcccaggacactaaggggcaatttttagcatagccaatcaacctaacccgcacatctttggactgtgggaggaaaccggagcaccgagaggaaacccacgtggacacgaggagaatgtgcaaactccacacaaccagtgacccaagccgagaatcgaacccaggtccctggagctgtgaagcagcagtgctaaccactgtgctaccgtgccgcccgtagtaATAAGAATACATTTCTTTCATTTTGTTCACTAGAGgatatttttttttcaaactctATAAACAGAaactggacagcacggtggcacaatgtttagcactgctgcctcagtgccagagccctgggttaaattccggcctcgggtcactgtctgtgtggagtttgcacattctccgtgtctgcgtgggtttcctccgggagccccggttccctcctacagtccaaaggtgtgcaggttaggttgatgggccatatTTGATTGATCCTAACATCAggggattatcaggataaatatgtgaggttacaggaatatggcctggctgggattgtggtccgtacaAACTCCATGGGCAATAGGATCATAAGAcgaaagagcagaattaggcgactcggcccatcgagtctgctctgccattcaatcatggctgatatttttatcat
Above is a window of Mustelus asterias chromosome 5, sMusAst1.hap1.1, whole genome shotgun sequence DNA encoding:
- the LOC144493905 gene encoding histone H2B 7-like, whose translation is MAEDKKTAGAPKKGSKKIVKKTAPKGSKKRKRTRKESYSIYIYKVMKQVHPDTGISSKAMSIMNSFVNDIFERIAGEASRLAHYNRRQTISSREIQTAVRLLLPGELAKHAVSEGTKAVTKYTSSK